One genomic segment of Micromonospora sp. WMMC415 includes these proteins:
- a CDS encoding NAD-dependent epimerase/dehydratase family protein → MRLLVLGGTGFVGGATVTEAVRGGWSVTVFNRGRHGTVPSGVERLTGDRTAPGGLAALAAGEWDVAVDTWDGAPRAAGASARALAGRVGRYVYVSSGSVYAEPVAPGSAEDAPVVDAAPDADDADYPSNKAGAERAVRAVYGQSALIARAGLILGPGEDIGRLPWWLDRVARGGDVLAPGPADLPLQYVDARDLAAFLLDPVVPGGTYNVISRTGHATMGALLDAAVAVTGAGARLRWTDPEAILAAGVEPWNDLPIWIPPGHPYRWLQERDVSRAYAAGLTCRPIAETVADTWAWLRSVGTVPPRAGRPQRAPVGLDPAREEAVLAAAH, encoded by the coding sequence ATGAGACTGCTGGTGCTGGGTGGTACGGGATTCGTGGGCGGAGCGACGGTCACCGAGGCGGTACGCGGTGGCTGGTCGGTGACGGTGTTCAACCGCGGCCGGCACGGGACCGTTCCGTCCGGCGTGGAACGGTTGACCGGCGACCGGACCGCGCCCGGCGGCCTGGCCGCCCTCGCCGCCGGCGAGTGGGACGTGGCGGTCGACACCTGGGACGGGGCGCCACGGGCCGCCGGGGCGTCGGCGCGCGCCCTGGCCGGGCGCGTCGGGCGCTACGTCTACGTCTCCAGCGGCTCCGTCTACGCCGAGCCGGTGGCGCCCGGATCGGCCGAGGACGCCCCCGTCGTGGACGCCGCGCCGGACGCGGACGACGCCGACTACCCGTCCAACAAGGCCGGTGCGGAACGTGCCGTGCGGGCGGTGTACGGGCAGAGCGCGCTGATCGCCCGTGCCGGCCTGATCCTCGGCCCCGGCGAGGACATCGGGCGGCTGCCGTGGTGGCTCGATCGCGTCGCCCGGGGCGGGGACGTGCTGGCGCCCGGCCCGGCCGACCTGCCCCTGCAGTACGTCGACGCCCGCGACCTCGCCGCCTTCCTGCTCGACCCGGTCGTGCCCGGCGGGACGTACAACGTGATCAGCCGCACCGGGCACGCCACGATGGGTGCCCTGCTGGACGCCGCCGTCGCGGTGACCGGGGCCGGTGCGCGGCTGCGCTGGACCGATCCGGAGGCGATCCTGGCCGCCGGCGTGGAACCGTGGAACGACCTGCCGATCTGGATCCCGCCGGGGCACCCGTACCGCTGGTTGCAGGAGCGTGACGTCAGCCGCGCGTACGCGGCCGGGCTGACCTGCCGCCCGATCGCCGAGACCGTCGCCGACACGTGGGCCTGGCTGCGGTCGGTCGGCACCGTGCCGCCCCGGGCCGGCCGCCCGCAGCGCGCCCCGGTCGGCCTCGACCCGGCCCGGGAGGAGGCCGTCCTCGCCGCCGCACACTGA
- a CDS encoding universal stress protein, translating to MTSGWWVLLVAVVWLTIGLLTAAWFVIRAGHRHLSWYLVGALLGPLFIPIAVERGRADPTVTDVAHRPPARQGTGLRVAIGVDGSPESDLALRSTARILSRTASVLVLVTVTNPDLVGEDVSIAQRAARRMLDERARTIPDGLPPPTTEIVRGHPVDALLAAAEAHDVDLLVVGRHGHGMRDRLLGSVAEELTRRTSRALLLGSLPDR from the coding sequence GTGACATCCGGGTGGTGGGTGCTCCTCGTGGCCGTGGTCTGGCTGACCATCGGTCTGCTCACCGCGGCCTGGTTCGTGATCCGGGCCGGCCATCGTCACCTGTCCTGGTACCTCGTGGGCGCACTACTCGGTCCGCTGTTCATTCCGATCGCTGTGGAACGGGGGCGCGCCGACCCGACGGTGACGGACGTGGCGCACCGGCCGCCGGCCAGGCAGGGGACGGGCCTCCGAGTGGCGATCGGTGTCGACGGATCACCCGAGTCCGACCTGGCCCTGCGGTCGACCGCCCGGATCCTCAGCCGTACCGCGAGCGTGCTGGTGCTGGTCACGGTGACGAACCCGGACCTGGTGGGTGAAGACGTCTCGATCGCGCAGCGGGCCGCCCGCCGCATGCTTGACGAACGCGCCAGAACCATTCCCGACGGGTTGCCGCCGCCGACCACCGAAATCGTTCGCGGTCACCCGGTGGACGCGCTGCTGGCTGCCGCCGAGGCGCATGATGTCGATCTGCTGGTGGTCGGCCGGCACGGCCATGGCATGCGGGACCGGCTGCTCGGCAGCGTGGCGGAGGAGCTGACCCGCCGTACCTCCCGCGCGCTACTGCTCGGCAGCCTGCCCGACCGGTGA
- a CDS encoding glycoside hydrolase family 65 protein gives MNGDQCGLCHLPRDEWLLAYEGFDPARETTREALLALGNGYQMTRGAATYATADGVHYPATYVAGLYNRLVSDVDGRRRVDESIVNLPNWLPLTFRHPGGPWFSRVSFHVAHRHVALNLRHGLERREFLVRDPHGRRTRIVQERIVSMDRPHLASLRTTITPVDWSGPLHVRSLLDARVTNDNVAEYGAFARHHLVDCATGQQGDVCWLTVRTTQSWIRIAQAARITLHQHEGSASHHHIGGPGYVGHEIHLTMAPGTPVTIDKTVATYTSRDRAISEPLDAARGEISDAPHHPAVRDAHLLAWEHLWRRFHLRLGGHDLVREQLALNVHLFHVAQTLSGYTADADAGVPARGLHGEGYRGHVFWDELFVFPLLNLRTPELTRALLLYRYRRLAEARRLARALGLPGALFPWQSGSDGREETPEFFHNPLSQRWVPDNSRRQYHVNLAVAYNVWQYYQVTDDIDFLAMYGAELLVEIARFWAGTAEHDPQSDRYHIRGVMGPDEFHDGYPDRPGSGIDDNAYVNVMTAWALARTIDAFRILGGYHSDDLWRRLAVDEQEFARWDRISRRLHVPFLPNGLLSQFEGFADLAELDLRPYRERYGDIGRLDLILEAEGDHPSRYQTSKQADVLMLFYLFSAEEVTALLNRLGYDFDPATIPATVHHYLIRTTHGSTLSRVVHSWVLARTRRSQSWYLLRDALAADLADTQAGTTRQGIHLGAMASTADILQRCYTGLEVRGDALRLHPQLPHTLTHLDFDVRYRGHWLRIHCSHDLISVRALPTAAPPVLVIIEERAHLLSGESEVQESLTRKLPSPTGTDDPSGS, from the coding sequence ATGAACGGTGATCAGTGCGGGCTGTGCCACCTGCCCCGCGACGAGTGGCTGCTGGCCTACGAGGGCTTCGACCCGGCGCGGGAGACCACGCGGGAGGCGTTGCTGGCGCTGGGCAACGGCTACCAGATGACGCGGGGCGCGGCGACCTACGCCACCGCCGACGGCGTGCACTACCCGGCCACCTACGTCGCCGGCCTCTACAACCGGTTGGTCTCCGACGTCGACGGCCGCCGCCGGGTCGACGAGAGCATCGTCAACCTGCCCAACTGGTTGCCGTTGACGTTCCGCCACCCGGGTGGGCCCTGGTTCTCCCGGGTCTCGTTCCACGTCGCGCACCGCCATGTCGCGCTCAACCTGCGACACGGCCTGGAGCGGCGGGAGTTTCTGGTCCGTGACCCGCACGGTCGCCGTACCCGGATCGTGCAGGAACGGATCGTCTCGATGGACCGTCCGCACCTGGCCAGCCTCCGTACGACGATCACGCCCGTGGACTGGTCGGGACCGCTGCACGTGCGAAGCCTCCTGGACGCCCGGGTCACCAACGACAACGTCGCCGAGTACGGCGCGTTCGCCCGGCACCACCTGGTCGACTGCGCCACGGGACAGCAGGGGGACGTCTGCTGGCTGACCGTACGCACCACACAGTCGTGGATCCGGATCGCCCAGGCCGCTCGGATCACCCTGCACCAGCACGAGGGGTCCGCCTCCCACCACCACATCGGTGGGCCCGGCTACGTCGGGCACGAGATCCACCTCACCATGGCCCCGGGCACGCCGGTCACCATCGACAAGACCGTCGCCACCTACACGTCGCGGGACCGGGCGATCTCCGAACCGCTGGACGCCGCCCGCGGCGAGATCAGCGACGCTCCTCACCACCCCGCCGTCCGGGATGCGCACCTGCTGGCGTGGGAACACCTCTGGCGACGTTTCCACCTCCGTCTCGGCGGGCACGACCTGGTTCGGGAGCAATTGGCACTCAACGTGCACCTGTTCCACGTCGCGCAGACCCTGTCCGGTTACACCGCCGACGCCGACGCGGGCGTCCCCGCTCGCGGTCTGCACGGTGAGGGTTACCGGGGACACGTCTTCTGGGACGAACTGTTCGTCTTCCCCCTGCTCAACCTGCGTACCCCCGAGCTGACCCGGGCCCTGCTGCTCTACCGGTACCGGCGCCTCGCCGAGGCTCGGCGGCTCGCCCGTGCACTGGGTCTGCCCGGTGCGCTGTTCCCGTGGCAGAGTGGCAGCGACGGCCGCGAGGAGACCCCGGAGTTCTTCCACAATCCGCTCTCGCAGCGCTGGGTGCCGGACAACTCCCGCCGGCAGTACCACGTCAACCTCGCCGTGGCCTACAACGTCTGGCAGTACTACCAGGTCACCGACGACATCGACTTCCTCGCCATGTACGGCGCCGAACTCCTCGTCGAGATCGCGAGGTTCTGGGCCGGGACCGCCGAGCACGACCCGCAGTCGGACCGGTACCACATCCGTGGCGTGATGGGTCCGGACGAGTTCCACGACGGCTATCCCGACCGCCCGGGGTCCGGGATCGACGACAACGCCTACGTCAACGTCATGACCGCGTGGGCCCTCGCCCGGACGATCGACGCCTTCCGGATCCTCGGCGGGTACCACAGCGACGACCTGTGGCGGCGTCTCGCGGTCGACGAGCAGGAGTTCGCCCGCTGGGACCGGATCAGCCGCCGACTGCATGTCCCTTTCCTGCCGAACGGGCTGCTCAGCCAGTTCGAGGGTTTCGCCGACCTCGCTGAACTCGACCTTCGGCCGTACCGCGAACGGTACGGCGACATCGGCCGGCTCGACCTCATCCTCGAGGCGGAGGGGGACCACCCGAGCCGCTACCAGACCTCGAAACAGGCTGACGTCCTGATGCTGTTCTACCTGTTCAGTGCCGAGGAGGTGACCGCGCTGCTGAACCGGCTCGGCTACGACTTCGACCCCGCGACCATCCCGGCCACGGTCCACCACTACCTGATCCGGACCACCCACGGATCGACCCTGAGCCGCGTCGTGCACTCCTGGGTGCTCGCCCGCACCCGCCGCTCCCAGTCCTGGTACCTGCTGCGCGACGCGCTCGCCGCCGACCTCGCCGACACCCAGGCCGGCACCACCCGTCAGGGAATCCATCTCGGCGCGATGGCGAGTACCGCGGACATCCTGCAACGGTGCTACACCGGGCTGGAAGTCCGCGGGGACGCGCTCCGCCTCCATCCGCAACTCCCGCACACCCTCACCCACCTCGACTTCGACGTGCGCTATCGCGGGCACTGGCTCCGCATCCACTGCAGCCACGACCTCATCTCGGTGCGTGCGCTGCCCACCGCCGCCCCGCCGGTCCTCGTGATCATCGAGGAGCGGGCACACCTCCTCAGCGGAGAGAGCGAGGTCCAGGAATCGCTCACCCGCAAGTTGCCGTCCCCCACCGGGACTGACGACCCATCTGGATCATGA
- a CDS encoding cytochrome c oxidase assembly protein, with amino-acid sequence MTQATATASWWQGDPATALALVATMLLYLQGRRELAAYRSGPAVLPRWRVRCFHAGLLVMAVALVGPVDVVAEDLFWVHMVQHQLLALAAPPLLVLGRAGLVIGRALPRSVRRVVHPRRWTPRALRSGAAVGVAAAGVHAGTWWLWHLPGPYDLALRWDAAHVAEHVLFLGSGVVLWSVILRRRSRISLPAALLSVLAAMLPTSVLAGLLTFSARSWYGGHRAGAWGLTPLEDQQLGAALMWFPGSLSYLAVAAVVVFRGLTPPTAPPPTGLGGAGPAGALAAGRSPAVLGARRHDVGEHQDSSADRSGTDER; translated from the coding sequence ATGACTCAGGCCACCGCCACCGCCTCCTGGTGGCAGGGTGATCCCGCGACGGCGCTCGCCCTGGTGGCCACCATGCTGCTGTATCTCCAGGGGCGGCGCGAACTGGCGGCCTACCGGTCCGGGCCGGCCGTGCTGCCGCGCTGGCGGGTCCGGTGCTTCCACGCCGGGCTCCTGGTGATGGCGGTAGCCCTGGTCGGGCCCGTCGACGTGGTGGCCGAGGACCTGTTCTGGGTGCACATGGTGCAGCATCAGCTGCTCGCGCTGGCCGCGCCGCCGCTGCTGGTCCTGGGCCGGGCCGGCCTGGTGATCGGCAGGGCGCTGCCGCGGTCGGTCCGCCGGGTCGTCCATCCCCGGCGCTGGACGCCCCGCGCGCTGCGATCAGGTGCGGCGGTCGGTGTCGCGGCGGCCGGAGTACACGCCGGCACGTGGTGGCTGTGGCACCTTCCGGGCCCGTACGACCTGGCCCTGCGGTGGGACGCGGCCCACGTCGCCGAGCACGTGCTGTTCCTCGGCAGCGGCGTGGTGCTGTGGTCGGTGATCCTCCGCCGCCGTTCCCGGATCAGTCTTCCGGCCGCGCTGCTGTCGGTGCTGGCCGCGATGCTGCCAACCTCGGTGCTCGCCGGCCTGCTGACGTTCAGTGCGAGGTCGTGGTACGGCGGCCACCGCGCCGGCGCCTGGGGGCTGACGCCGTTGGAGGACCAGCAACTGGGCGCGGCGTTGATGTGGTTTCCCGGATCGTTGAGCTACCTGGCCGTCGCCGCTGTGGTCGTGTTCCGTGGTCTGACCCCACCGACGGCACCGCCCCCGACCGGACTCGGCGGCGCCGGCCCGGCCGGTGCGCTCGCGGCCGGCCGCAGCCCGGCGGTCCTCGGTGCCCGCCGGCACGACGTGGGGGAGCACCAGGACTCGTCAGCGGATCGGTCGGGAACCGATGAACGGTGA
- a CDS encoding cytochrome c-type biogenesis protein CcmH, translating into MAGSLRRTPPGLRRFGLGLLAVAALLLFAAGLYRASRAASAPSGEDARVRAIAATVRCPECVGESAADSQAPMARGIRETIREQVRAGREPDEIQRWFVDRYGPGILLEPPARGLGLLLWWLPVAFVPSALAGLAVVRWARRRGAGSAVRPTGRTAEAEVVPPGRSGLSALVLAAAVAVALAVGLAAAGQGTGDQPAGPRAAPAGDGELEVLTAAARSTPDDGSTWFSLGRALEHRGRLAEAAEAYERTVRLDPEDTAALFRLAFAYARSGQAERARPLLQEVLTRDGQHAEALLLLGMLQREAGQPEAGETLRRFLDVAADHPAAPGVRRLLDGAG; encoded by the coding sequence ATGGCTGGAAGCCTCCGTCGGACCCCTCCTGGGCTGAGGCGGTTCGGCCTGGGACTGCTGGCGGTCGCCGCGTTGCTGCTGTTCGCCGCCGGACTGTACCGGGCGTCCCGGGCCGCCTCGGCCCCCTCCGGCGAGGACGCGCGCGTGCGGGCGATCGCCGCCACCGTCCGGTGCCCCGAGTGCGTCGGGGAGTCGGCGGCCGACTCGCAGGCGCCGATGGCCCGGGGGATCCGCGAGACGATCCGCGAGCAGGTACGGGCCGGGCGGGAGCCGGACGAGATCCAGCGGTGGTTCGTCGACCGGTACGGGCCGGGCATCCTCCTCGAACCACCGGCCCGAGGGCTGGGGCTGCTGTTGTGGTGGCTGCCGGTGGCGTTCGTGCCGTCCGCGCTCGCCGGACTGGCCGTGGTCCGTTGGGCCCGACGGCGGGGAGCCGGTTCGGCGGTGCGGCCAACCGGCCGCACCGCGGAGGCGGAGGTGGTCCCCCCGGGCCGGTCCGGCCTGAGTGCGCTGGTGCTGGCCGCGGCCGTCGCCGTCGCCCTCGCCGTCGGGCTCGCCGCGGCCGGGCAGGGCACCGGTGACCAGCCGGCCGGTCCTCGCGCGGCGCCGGCCGGCGACGGGGAACTCGAGGTGCTGACCGCGGCCGCCCGGTCCACCCCCGACGACGGGAGCACCTGGTTCTCCCTGGGCCGGGCGTTGGAGCACCGTGGAAGGCTGGCGGAGGCCGCCGAGGCGTACGAACGGACGGTCCGGCTCGACCCGGAGGACACGGCCGCGCTGTTCCGCCTCGCCTTCGCCTACGCCCGTTCCGGTCAGGCGGAACGAGCCCGCCCGCTGCTGCAGGAGGTCCTCACGCGCGACGGGCAGCACGCCGAGGCGCTGCTGCTGCTCGGCATGCTGCAACGCGAGGCGGGCCAGCCCGAGGCCGGCGAGACCCTGCGTCGGTTCCTGGACGTGGCCGCCGACCATCCCGCCGCGCCGGGGGTCCGCCGGCTGCTGGACGGCGCCGGATGA
- a CDS encoding TlpA disulfide reductase family protein, protein MTGRRSPITRRAVLVAAAAGAGLAVTVPLAHGLRVAPGVPAASPGGLAAPLAGNGPDGTFFDLATLRGHIVVVTVWASWCEPCRREFPVLLAARSRWYPAGLRVVGLNTADRPESARRFLREAAAEALPVVSDPDGRQAVAWAVRGIPETVVVDRGGRLAARHQGEVTWAWLEASVGPLLG, encoded by the coding sequence GTGACTGGACGCCGTTCCCCGATCACCCGTCGAGCCGTACTCGTCGCGGCGGCCGCCGGCGCCGGGCTGGCCGTCACCGTCCCGCTCGCCCACGGTCTGCGGGTGGCTCCCGGTGTGCCGGCCGCGTCCCCCGGCGGACTGGCCGCCCCCCTGGCCGGCAACGGGCCGGACGGGACCTTCTTCGACCTCGCCACGCTGCGCGGCCACATCGTGGTCGTCACCGTCTGGGCGTCCTGGTGCGAGCCCTGCCGCCGGGAATTCCCGGTGCTGCTGGCCGCCCGGTCGCGGTGGTACCCGGCGGGGCTGCGCGTGGTCGGCCTCAACACCGCCGACCGGCCGGAGAGCGCGCGTCGGTTCCTGCGCGAGGCGGCTGCCGAGGCGTTGCCCGTGGTGTCCGACCCCGACGGCCGGCAGGCGGTCGCCTGGGCCGTACGGGGCATCCCCGAAACCGTCGTCGTCGACCGCGGCGGCCGGCTCGCCGCCCGGCATCAGGGAGAGGTGACGTGGGCATGGCTGGAAGCCTCCGTCGGACCCCTCCTGGGCTGA
- a CDS encoding heme lyase CcmF/NrfE family subunit codes for MTVSLLGTACLGLGTVAALVATAGWVARSRDGRRKPPRSATYALAGAALAAFLLLEWALLSRDFSVRYVAEHGGRDVPPYYTVTSLWSALEGSLLLWLLALGAVVVLALRRPPAAEPRLHPPAMAVLTATAAFFFGLALLAGNPFEAVPAAPADGPGPNPLLRSHPAMGVHPPLLYAGYVGLAVPFAYAIAALVTGRAGAGWARAVRGWTLLGWAALTAGIAVGAWWSYAVLGWGGYWAWDPVENASLLPWLTATALLHALLAERRGGGRTGWVVCLAALTFTLVILGTFLTRSGVVGSVHTFTQSGIGPPLLVFLAATTVAWLALLALRGDRLARSEPNRTRDAGAGRVRLLSLRSALVGNNLLLAAVAATVLVGTLFPTVQEMLSGTRLTVGPGYYNQALAPLALAVLALMAIGPLLAWRGDPPARLARRAATPAITAGVVAGLVGLSGSQRPSVVVVCGLAAFVASTLVSAMAARLAGGGPAGARRALRRHRRALGAQLAHLALAIAALAVVVSGADPPAEQRAVALDGTVTSRGVTIRLIGLDSTVTDGQERATARLVVRPGNGDERRMSPTLALFPDHGMVVATPAIDPGLTRDLYVTLLSADAETKTALLRVSVNSFMGVLWGAAGLLLIGIALAAWPQRAALASRRRAPARAPRTAEEVGR; via the coding sequence ATGACCGTGTCGCTGCTCGGCACCGCCTGTCTCGGCCTCGGGACGGTCGCCGCGCTGGTGGCCACCGCCGGTTGGGTGGCCCGCTCCCGCGACGGGCGACGGAAGCCGCCACGCTCCGCCACGTACGCGCTCGCCGGCGCGGCCCTGGCTGCCTTCCTGCTCCTGGAGTGGGCCCTGCTGAGCAGGGACTTCAGCGTGCGGTACGTCGCCGAACACGGCGGCCGGGACGTGCCGCCGTACTACACGGTCACGAGCCTGTGGAGCGCGTTGGAGGGCTCCCTGCTGCTCTGGCTGCTGGCCCTGGGCGCCGTGGTGGTGCTGGCGTTGCGCCGTCCGCCGGCGGCCGAACCGCGTCTGCACCCGCCCGCCATGGCGGTACTCACCGCGACGGCCGCGTTCTTCTTCGGCCTCGCGCTGCTGGCCGGCAACCCCTTCGAAGCGGTGCCGGCGGCACCAGCGGACGGGCCCGGGCCGAACCCGCTGCTGCGCAGCCACCCCGCGATGGGCGTGCACCCGCCGCTGCTCTACGCCGGCTACGTCGGTCTGGCGGTGCCGTTCGCGTACGCGATCGCGGCCCTGGTGACCGGCCGGGCCGGCGCGGGGTGGGCGCGCGCCGTGCGCGGGTGGACGCTGCTCGGCTGGGCGGCCCTCACCGCCGGCATCGCGGTCGGTGCCTGGTGGTCGTACGCCGTCCTCGGCTGGGGCGGCTACTGGGCGTGGGACCCGGTGGAGAACGCCTCGCTGCTGCCCTGGCTGACCGCCACGGCCCTGCTGCACGCACTGCTGGCCGAACGGCGCGGCGGGGGCCGCACCGGGTGGGTGGTCTGCCTGGCCGCCCTGACGTTCACCCTGGTGATCCTCGGTACGTTCCTCACCCGGTCCGGCGTGGTCGGCAGCGTGCACACCTTCACGCAGTCCGGCATCGGACCCCCGTTGCTGGTCTTCCTCGCCGCCACGACGGTCGCCTGGCTGGCGCTGCTCGCCCTGCGGGGCGACCGGTTGGCCAGGTCGGAGCCGAACCGGACCCGTGATGCGGGCGCCGGGCGCGTGCGCCTGCTGTCCCTGCGGAGCGCCCTGGTCGGCAACAACCTGCTCCTCGCCGCGGTCGCGGCCACCGTCCTGGTCGGCACGCTGTTCCCCACCGTGCAGGAGATGCTCTCCGGTACCCGGCTCACCGTCGGTCCCGGGTACTACAACCAGGCACTGGCCCCGCTGGCGCTGGCCGTGCTGGCCCTGATGGCGATCGGCCCGTTGCTGGCCTGGCGCGGGGACCCGCCGGCGCGGTTGGCCCGTCGTGCCGCGACACCCGCGATCACCGCCGGCGTGGTCGCCGGCCTCGTCGGACTGAGCGGGAGCCAGCGGCCGAGCGTGGTGGTGGTGTGCGGGCTGGCCGCGTTCGTCGCCTCGACCCTGGTCAGCGCGATGGCCGCCCGGCTGGCCGGCGGTGGCCCGGCGGGCGCCCGGCGGGCCTTGCGCCGCCACCGGCGCGCCCTCGGCGCGCAGCTCGCACACCTGGCCCTCGCGATCGCGGCGTTGGCGGTCGTGGTGTCCGGCGCCGACCCGCCCGCCGAGCAGCGGGCGGTCGCCCTCGACGGCACGGTCACGTCGCGCGGGGTGACGATCCGGCTGATCGGGCTCGACTCGACGGTGACGGACGGGCAGGAGCGGGCCACCGCGCGGCTGGTGGTCCGCCCGGGGAACGGCGACGAACGCCGCATGTCGCCCACACTGGCGCTCTTTCCCGACCACGGCATGGTCGTCGCCACCCCGGCCATCGACCCGGGGCTGACGCGGGACCTGTACGTCACCCTCCTGTCCGCCGATGCCGAGACGAAGACCGCGCTGCTCCGGGTCTCCGTGAACAGCTTCATGGGGGTGCTGTGGGGTGCGGCCGGGCTGCTGCTGATCGGCATCGCCCTGGCCGCCTGGCCCCAGCGAGCCGCGTTGGCGTCCCGACGACGCGCCCCTGCACGGGCACCGCGCACGGCCGAGGAGGTGGGCCGGTGA
- a CDS encoding cytochrome c maturation protein CcmE has product MNRVSVPALLVAGAVAAGLAVLAGKGLDESLVYYRTPSEVVAGQVAVNQDLRIGGTVVPGSVHRAGTATRLRLTDGSADVEVVHEGALPDMFGEGRDAVVEGLLDADRVLHAQRVIASHDNEYRPATDPA; this is encoded by the coding sequence ATGAACCGGGTCAGCGTGCCGGCCCTGCTGGTGGCCGGCGCCGTGGCCGCCGGTCTGGCCGTGCTCGCCGGCAAGGGCCTCGACGAGAGTCTGGTGTACTACCGGACGCCGTCCGAGGTCGTCGCCGGCCAGGTCGCGGTCAACCAGGATCTGCGGATCGGGGGCACCGTGGTGCCCGGGTCCGTCCACCGCGCCGGGACGGCGACGCGACTGCGGCTGACCGACGGCTCCGCCGACGTCGAGGTCGTCCACGAGGGCGCGCTGCCCGACATGTTCGGCGAGGGACGCGACGCGGTCGTCGAGGGGCTCCTGGACGCCGACCGCGTCCTGCACGCCCAGCGGGTCATCGCCAGCCACGACAACGAGTACCGGCCCGCCACCGACCCGGCATGA
- the ccsA gene encoding cytochrome c biogenesis protein CcsA — translation MVDLHRALGLGAVGAAVTAAVLVAVAPADAVQGESQRLMYVHVPAAWTAYLAFTGLLVTSVAYLWTGRRRWDHWAASCAELGVGMMALAVALGSIWGRVTWGVWWTWDARLVSAAALLLVYIGYFAVRELGVDRDRRARRAAVLGVLAFVMLPLVHFSVIWWRTLHQPPTLLGPDPTPPIAASMAFALAGATLAFTLAGAWVVTRRVSRLTTTAAGTTPPAPRPAPVAATPAATSGPDAPSADQRTQVPA, via the coding sequence ATGGTTGACCTGCACCGCGCTCTCGGCCTTGGCGCGGTCGGCGCGGCGGTGACCGCCGCCGTGCTGGTGGCCGTCGCCCCGGCGGACGCGGTGCAGGGCGAGTCGCAGAGGTTGATGTACGTCCACGTCCCGGCGGCCTGGACGGCGTACCTTGCCTTCACCGGCCTGCTGGTGACGAGCGTGGCGTACCTGTGGACCGGGCGGCGGCGGTGGGACCACTGGGCCGCCTCCTGCGCCGAACTCGGCGTCGGCATGATGGCGCTGGCTGTTGCGCTGGGCAGCATCTGGGGCCGGGTCACCTGGGGCGTCTGGTGGACCTGGGACGCCCGGCTCGTGTCAGCGGCGGCGCTCCTGCTCGTCTACATCGGCTATTTCGCCGTCCGCGAGCTGGGCGTCGACCGGGATCGCCGCGCCCGTCGCGCCGCCGTGCTCGGCGTACTCGCCTTCGTCATGCTGCCGCTGGTGCACTTCTCCGTGATCTGGTGGCGCACCCTGCACCAACCACCGACGCTGCTCGGGCCCGATCCGACGCCCCCGATCGCCGCGTCGATGGCGTTCGCCCTGGCCGGTGCGACGCTCGCCTTCACCCTCGCCGGTGCCTGGGTCGTCACCCGCCGCGTCTCCCGCCTCACCACGACCGCCGCCGGCACGACGCCACCGGCTCCCCGGCCGGCGCCGGTCGCCGCGACGCCGGCGGCCACGAGCGGGCCCGACGCTCCGAGCGCCGACCAGCGTACGCAGGTGCCGGCATGA